The genomic interval CGGATATAGAACATCAGCACCCGGTCGATTAGCCGGATCAGCATGGCGGTATCCAGATCGCTGGCGAACAGGTCGGCATGACGCGGTTTCATGCCGCCGTTGCCGCACACGTACAGATTCCAGCCCTTGTCGGTGGCGATGACGCCGATATCCTTGCCCTGCGCTTCCGCGCACTCGCGGGTACAGCCGGAAACCGCCATTTTAATTTTGTGCGGCGAGCGCAGGCCTTTGTAGCGGTGCTCCAGCGCAATCGCCAGCGTGGTGGAATCCTGCACGCCGTAGCGGCACCAGGTCGAGCCGACGCAGGATTTCACCGTGCGCAACGACTTGCCGTAGGCGTGGCCGGTTTCAAACCCGGCGTCGATCAGCGTCTGCCAGATATCCGGCAGCTGTTCCAGCCGTGCGCCGAACAAATCGACACGTTGCCCGCCGGTGATCTTGGTGTAAAGCTGATAGCGCTGCGCCACCTCACCGATGGCGATCAACCCCTGCGGGGTGATTTCGCCGCCGGGCACGCGCGGCACCACCGAATAGGTACCGTCTTTTTGAATATTGGCCAGGAAGCGATCGTTGGTGTCCTGCAACGGCAGATGATCCGGGCTGAGCACATAATCGTTCCAGCAGGATGCCAGCATGGAGCCCGCCAGCGGCTTACAGATTTCACAGCCCAACCCCTGCCCGAATCGAGCCAGCAATTGGTCAAAACTGCGAATCTGGTGCACGCGGATCAGGTGATACAGTTCCTGTCGCGAATAGGCGAAGTGCTCGCAGACATCCTTTTTCACTTCAATACCGGATTGCGCAAGCTGGTACTCCATCACTTGCTTGAGCAGCGGCACACAACCGCCGCAGCCGGTGCCCGCCTTGGTACAGGCTTTTAACGACGCCAGATCGGTGCAACCCGCGTCCACCGCGGCGCAGATATCCGCCTTGGTGACGTTATGGCAGGAGCAGATTTGGGCGCTGTCCGGCAACGCCGCTACCCCGAGCGCTTTCGGCGCCGCGCCGTCCAGCGCCGGCAGGATCAGCGACGCCGGCTGCGCGGGCAACGGCATATCGTTGAGTTTCATCTGCAACAGGGTGCTGTAATCACTGCTGTCGCCCACCAGAACCGCCCCCAGCAGCCGTTTCCCGTCCGCCGAGACGATGATTTTCTTGTAAACCTCCCGCGGGCCGTCGTTCCACTGGTAACTCTGGCTGTCCGGCGTCGCGCCGTGGGCGTCGCCGATGGACGCCACCTCCACCCCCAGTAGCTTGAGCTTGGTGCTCATGTCCGCGCCGGTAAACGCGCTCGTCCGGCCCGCCAGCCCATCCGCCACGACACGCGCCATCTGATAGCCCGGCGCCACCAGGCCGAAGATCTGCCCCTGCCACAGCGCGCACTCGCCGATGGCGAAAATATCCGCGTCGGAGCTGCAACAGCGATCGTCAATCAACACGCCGCCGCGCGGGCCAAGCGTCAACCCGGCGTCACGCGCCAGCCGATCCTGCGGCCGAATACCGGCGGAGAACAACACCATGTCCGTTTCAAGCTGGCTGCCGTCGGCAAACGCCAGCCGATAGCGAGCCTGTTCCCCGGTCTGTATCGCGCGGGTTTCTTTGCCGGTGTGCACCCGCACGCCCAGTGCTTCAATCTTGCGCTTCAGCAATGCCGCGCCGCCGTCGTCCAGCTGTACCGCCATCAGGCGCGGCGCGAATTCCACCACATGGGTTTCCAGCCCGAGCTGACGCAGCGCGTTGGCGGCTTCCAGCCCCAGCAGGCCGCCGCCGATCACCACGCCGCTACGGGCTTCACGCGCCTGCGCGGCGATGGCGTCGAGATCATCCAGCGTGCGATAAACCAGACAGCCGGGATGATCGCTGCCGTCAATCGGCGGGACGAACGGATAAGAACCGGTCGCCAGCACCAGCCGATCGTAGGCGGTCTCACGACCGGCGGCGTCACGCACGCAGCGGCGCTGCCGATCAATCGCCGCTACGGCGCAACCGGTGCGCAGTTCAATGTCGTGCTGCTCGAAAAATCCGGCGCTGACCATCGACAGCGATGCGGCGCTGCGTCCGGCAAAATATTCCGACAGATGAACCCGGTCATACGCGGGGTGGCGTTCTTCGCCAAACACCACAATGTGGTAATCCCGGTGCAGGTTGCGTTCCACCAGTTGCTCAAGAAAATGGTGTCCGACCATACCGTGTCCAATCACCACCAATACGGGTTTGTTCATCACAGACGTCCTTACAGCTTCAGGCTGTTCATCAGAAAAAGGGCTTGCCAGCAGCAACGAGGCGGGAACCGGAACGTTGTCGGACTCCATGGCCGACAACAACGACGCGCTATCGCCGACATAGCCATACAGCAATGCGCCGCACAGGCGGCCATCGCGGAAAATCAGTCGGCGGTAGTGACCGCTAAGCGGGTCGGAAAGGGTGTATTGACGATCGGCGGCCTGCGGCTCCAGCGTACCGGCGCTGACCACATCCACCCCGCTCACTTTGAGACGGGTCGCCAACGGCGTCGGCACATAGTCGGCGATCGGCTGTCCTGCCAGCCGGTGCGCCAATACCTGCGCCTGCGCCAGACAGGGCGCCACCAGACCAACGGTTTCCGCCGTTCACTTCACTGCACTCCCCCAGCGCGCTGACGGCGTCATCCACCGTGCGCAGCTGGCCATCCGCCAGAATGCCGCGACCACACGGCAAACCGGCGTCCCGCGCCAGCTCAACCACGGGTTGCACCCCCGTGGCGATCACCACCAGACCGGCTGAAACGCGCTCTCCCTGCGCCAACACGACCGCGTCCACCTGCGCGGTTCCCGCCAGTGCCGAAACCTGTACGCCGGTCAGACAGCGGATCCCGCGCGCCGCGAGGTTCTCCTGCAACAACGCGCTGGCGGCGCCGTCCAACTGGCGCTCCATCAGGTGCGGATGACGATGCAGCAAGGTGACGTCGGCGCCGCGCTGACGCAACGCCGCCGCGGCCTCGATCCCCAGCAGGCCGCCGCCGATCACCGCCACGGGGCGCCCCTGACGTACCGCCGTCAGCATCTGTTCCACATCATCCAGCGTGCGAAAGCCCAGCACGCCCGGCAGATCGATGCCCGGCAGCGGCGGCATGAAAGGTCGTGAACCGGTGGCGATCACCAGATGGTCGTAGCGCAGGCGACGACGTTCTGTCGTCAGTTCGCGGGCGCAACGATCGATGCGCAGCACTTTCTCGCCGGTCAGGTAGTCCACCCGCAGCGCTGGCGAAGGCGATGCCAGCACGGTATCGGCGAACGTTTTTTCCCCGCCAAGTACCGGGGAGAGCAGTACGCGGTTATAACTGGCGCGCGGCTCACTGTCGATAACCACAACGTGGTAGATCCGGGGCGCCAGCTCCGCTAAACGCCGCACCAGACGGGCGCTGGCCATGCCGTTGCCGATAATCACCAGACGAATGCTCATGCCGCCTCCTGACCCTATGCCGCGTGCGGCTGCTTCTCGTAAAGGAAATGCAGCACCTGCTGACGGTACTGGTGATAGCGAGGCTCATCCGCCAGCGCCACGCGCGAGCGCGGTCGCGCCAGATCCACCGTCATGATTTCACCGACCGTCGCCGCCGGGCCGTTGGTCATCATCAGCACCCGGTCGGACAGCAGCACCGCTTCGTCCACGTCGTGGGTAATCAGGACGATGGTGGTGTTCAGCCGCTGCTGGATCTCCATCACCGCATCCTGCAAATGGGCGCGGGTCAGCGCATCCAGCGCGCCGAACGGCTCGTCCATCAGCAGCACTTTGGGCTTCATCGCCAGCGCGCGGGCGATGCCCACCCGCTGTTTCATCCCGCCGGAAATCTCGTGCGGGCGTTTGTCGAGCGCGTGCCCCATATGCACCAGCTCCAGGTTGTGCACGATCCATTCATGCATCTCCGCCTTGCTCATCTGGCCGCGGAACACCTGCCGCACCGCCAGCGCCACGTTGTCGTAGGTGGTGAGCCACGGCAACAGCGAATGGTTCTGGAACACCACCGCCCGCTCCGGGCCGGGGCCGACGATTTCGCGGTTGTCGCACAGCAGGCCGCCGCTGCTCGGTAGCGTCAGCCCGGCGATCAGGTTCAGCAACGTGGACTTGCCGCAACCGGAGTGGCCGATGAGGCTCAGGGTTTCGCCGGTATGGATATCAAAACTGACGTTATC from Musicola paradisiaca NCPPB 2511 carries:
- a CDS encoding ABC transporter ATP-binding protein; this encodes MRQQPIIRIQQVSQRFTTASGPFLALDNVSFDIHTGETLSLIGHSGCGKSTLLNLIAGLTLPSSGGLLCDNREIVGPGPERAVVFQNHSLLPWLTTYDNVALAVRQVFRGQMSKAEMHEWIVHNLELVHMGHALDKRPHEISGGMKQRVGIARALAMKPKVLLMDEPFGALDALTRAHLQDAVMEIQQRLNTTIVLITHDVDEAVLLSDRVLMMTNGPAATVGEIMTVDLARPRSRVALADEPRYHQYRQQVLHFLYEKQPHAA